The sequence TCTGGCCCCTCCACGGGCGAAAGACATCTGATTTCGGGCCCCGGGGGAAAGACGTTCATAAGGGGATAGACCTGGCGGCTCCCAGGGGAACGCTGGTTCTGGCATCTGCCTCAGGAAGGGTTGCATATAGTGGGAATGGTATGAGAGGTTATGGTAAGGTGGTTGTGCTGAAACACGCCAACGATCTTTCCACTGTGTATGCGCACAATTCGGTACTCCAGGTTAGAATGGGGGACAATGTAATAAAGGGACAGACTATAGCGAAGGTTGGATCCACGGGGCGCGCCACCGGACCACATCTTCACTTCGAGATCCGCAGAAGAGGTGTTGCCGAGGATCCCCGAAAATATCTGTCCAGACTGTAGCGTGGATGTCCAGAGGTAAGAGTTCGGACATAGGGGAAGAGAATAATAGCTCCTCTGCTTCGAAGGGCGCCAAAAGAGGTGCGGGAGCGAGCCGGGATCCCATCAGGATCTACCTGGATGAGATTCGCCGTACGAAACTGCTCACCGCAGAAGAAGAGCTGAAACTGGCAAAGAGGGTGTGGGAGGGGGAAGAGGACGCTCGATGCCTCATGATCGAATCCAACCTCCGGCTCGTTGTCAATATAGCCAAGAGGTATATGAATCGAGGACTTCCCTTGCTGGATCTTATCGAAGAGGGAAATCTGGGCCTTATCAGGGCCGTGGAAAAGTTCGACTACAAGAGAGGTTTCCGCTTTTCTACCTACGCGACCTGGTGGATCCGACAATCCGTTGAGCGCGCCATCGTCAACCAGGCTCGGATTATACGACTCCCTGTTCATGTCTCCGAGGATATAACCACTACTCTTAAGGCGGAGAGAAAACTGTTTCAGCAGTTGGGCCGGGAACCTGCAATGGAGGATATTGCGGAGTTCCTTGATCTGCCGCTTATCAAGATCCAGTACATCTACCAGATTGTCCGGAGAACCTCTTCCATCGAAACCCGCGTTGGCCAGGATGATGACCAGGAACTCATGGATCTCTTACCGGACGATAAGGCCGTCATGCCCTCTGAGAGGATAGAGGAAGAAAGCCGTGTAGCACTCATTTACAACTGGCTCAATGAACTTCTGAAAAACGAAAGGGAGATCATCATCCTCAGGTTCGGGCTGGGCGATGGTGAACCCAAGACTCTCGAGTCCATTGGTCAGCAGTATGGTGTGACCCGGGAGAGGATCCGGCAGATCGAAGCTTCTGCCCTGCGCAAGCTGAGGAAGATCAGTACGAGGATGGATATAGGGCTTGACGAGATTCTGTAAAGGCCGTGAATCGTGATTGGTATGGGCTGTGATCCCGGTGAAGCCTTCGGGATTGCCACTTCGCCCTCGGCTCCCCCGCCGCTCCTCGCAATGACAACGTTGAACGTTAAACTTACCTTTCCCTGATCACGGTTCACTGTTCACTCTTTTTCCCTTTTCTAACCAAAATTAATTATTTTTTTGTCCCCCTTAGCGTTTATAAAAATCAGAGATATACTTGCTTTGCCTCGATATTCGAGGTGCCCAGCAACGGGTTTTCCCTTAAAAGGAGGTGTCATTCGGTAGAGTCGCCAACCCCAGGGGTTAGTGTGGGTATCTGTTTGTTCTTAAACAATTTTTTGGAGGACAGGAGAACATGAAAAGTTACATAAGGCGTTTACCGGTTTTAATTGCAGTAATTAGTGTGCTGGTACTTTCAGGCGTCTTTCTATTCGGCCAGGTTGCCCAGGCGGCACCCTGGCCGACCAGACCAATCGAGTTCACAATCCCTGCCGGAGTCGGCG is a genomic window of bacterium containing:
- a CDS encoding sigma-70 family RNA polymerase sigma factor, producing the protein MSRGKSSDIGEENNSSSASKGAKRGAGASRDPIRIYLDEIRRTKLLTAEEELKLAKRVWEGEEDARCLMIESNLRLVVNIAKRYMNRGLPLLDLIEEGNLGLIRAVEKFDYKRGFRFSTYATWWIRQSVERAIVNQARIIRLPVHVSEDITTTLKAERKLFQQLGREPAMEDIAEFLDLPLIKIQYIYQIVRRTSSIETRVGQDDDQELMDLLPDDKAVMPSERIEEESRVALIYNWLNELLKNEREIIILRFGLGDGEPKTLESIGQQYGVTRERIRQIEASALRKLRKISTRMDIGLDEIL
- a CDS encoding LysM peptidoglycan-binding domain-containing M23 family metallopeptidase — translated: MAAITTGCASRQVYYPPKPWVPVKQPGQDQGFTGIYHTVETGQTLWRISKTYGVDLETLQWVNDVEDVTDLRIGRVLFIPGVSQALEVLSTPTEDETPSMEGITLIWPLHGRKTSDFGPRGKDVHKGIDLAAPRGTLVLASASGRVAYSGNGMRGYGKVVVLKHANDLSTVYAHNSVLQVRMGDNVIKGQTIAKVGSTGRATGPHLHFEIRRRGVAEDPRKYLSRL